A genomic window from Anthocerotibacter panamensis C109 includes:
- a CDS encoding elongation factor G, with protein MHENDPSGSCTVALVGPYLSGKTTLLESLLYVTGATSRKGRIQDGNTVGDSAPEARERQMSVEVSAASTVFEGRYFTFLDCPGSVEFAQEMYNALVGVDAAVVVCEPDPERVLLLAPLFKFLDDWSVPHLLFINKLDRADGNLRGVLQALRSVCSRPLVLQQYPITGASGPVGFIDLVTEQAYQYRPGASAVPVPLPEPLREEEHRARIEMLETLADFDDHLLEELLEETEPPRAEILHDLQNELAEDLIVPVFLGMADQDFGVRPLLGALVAEAPESRTTTLRRGIDPESFLAQVLKTYLTPQGGKLSLVRVWGSVLEDGSTLDGVRIGGIYRLSGAQQTALPRAQAGDVVALARLEGVKTGDTLGRTSAPLPTAERLSPVFGLAISSEKRSDEVKLSTALAKLLEEDPALAWEQEPDTREVLLWGQGEIHLQVTLDRLKRKYNLPLVSRTPQVPYKETIRKTTNSHGRYKHQTGGHGQFGDVYLDLQPLPRGSGFRFAETIVGGAVPRQYIPGVEVGVREFLEQGPLGYPVVDLAVTLTHGSFHTVDSSEQAFKQAARIAMQEGLPRCEPVLLEPILGVEIAVPNAFTASVLRLLTGRRGQILGYEPKPNWNGWDTVIAHLPQAQMQDFIVELRSLTLGVGFFRWHYDHLQEVPEKRGETMAVGHRSTATGRPR; from the coding sequence ATGCACGAAAACGATCCTTCCGGCTCCTGTACCGTCGCCCTAGTGGGACCCTACTTGAGCGGTAAAACGACGCTTTTGGAGAGCCTGCTCTATGTGACAGGTGCAACTTCGCGCAAAGGACGCATCCAAGATGGCAATACCGTCGGCGACAGCGCCCCGGAAGCCCGTGAACGCCAGATGAGTGTCGAAGTCAGCGCCGCAAGTACGGTCTTTGAGGGCCGGTACTTTACCTTTTTAGACTGTCCCGGTTCGGTGGAATTTGCCCAGGAGATGTACAACGCCCTTGTGGGGGTAGACGCAGCCGTGGTGGTCTGTGAGCCCGACCCAGAGCGTGTTTTACTCTTAGCGCCCCTGTTCAAGTTCCTGGACGATTGGTCGGTCCCGCATCTGCTCTTTATCAACAAGCTCGACCGAGCCGACGGCAACCTGCGCGGAGTCCTCCAGGCTCTGCGCTCTGTCTGCTCCCGGCCTTTGGTTCTGCAACAGTATCCAATTACAGGGGCAAGCGGTCCCGTGGGCTTTATCGATCTGGTCACTGAACAGGCTTATCAGTACCGTCCTGGCGCCTCTGCCGTTCCTGTGCCCCTGCCCGAACCCCTGCGCGAAGAAGAGCACCGCGCCCGCATCGAAATGTTGGAGACGCTAGCGGATTTCGATGACCATTTGCTCGAAGAACTGCTGGAAGAAACCGAGCCTCCCCGAGCAGAAATCCTGCACGACCTCCAGAATGAGTTGGCGGAGGATTTGATTGTCCCGGTCTTTTTGGGCATGGCGGACCAGGATTTTGGCGTGCGCCCCCTCTTGGGTGCCCTCGTCGCCGAAGCTCCAGAGAGCCGCACCACCACACTGCGTCGGGGGATCGATCCCGAGTCCTTCTTGGCGCAGGTGCTCAAGACCTACCTGACGCCTCAGGGCGGGAAGCTCTCGCTGGTCCGGGTCTGGGGATCGGTCTTGGAGGATGGAAGCACACTCGATGGCGTCCGCATCGGGGGCATCTATCGGCTCTCTGGCGCGCAACAGACTGCGCTCCCCCGCGCTCAGGCTGGGGATGTGGTAGCCCTGGCGCGTTTGGAAGGTGTCAAGACTGGTGACACCTTGGGTAGAACTTCCGCTCCCTTGCCTACCGCCGAGCGCCTGAGCCCAGTCTTTGGGCTGGCTATAAGCTCCGAGAAGCGCAGCGACGAGGTCAAACTCAGCACCGCACTGGCCAAACTTCTAGAAGAAGACCCCGCCCTTGCTTGGGAGCAAGAGCCGGACACCCGTGAAGTCCTGCTCTGGGGGCAAGGGGAGATCCATCTTCAGGTCACACTCGACCGGCTCAAGCGCAAGTACAATCTGCCCCTTGTCAGCCGCACGCCTCAAGTCCCCTACAAAGAAACCATTCGCAAGACTACGAATAGCCATGGTCGCTACAAACATCAGACCGGGGGGCATGGACAATTTGGGGATGTTTATCTGGACCTCCAGCCGCTCCCCCGAGGCAGTGGCTTCCGTTTTGCGGAGACGATTGTGGGCGGGGCGGTCCCCCGGCAGTACATTCCGGGGGTCGAGGTGGGAGTGCGCGAATTTCTGGAGCAGGGTCCCTTGGGCTATCCGGTCGTGGACTTGGCCGTCACCCTGACCCATGGTTCCTTTCACACGGTGGATAGTTCTGAACAAGCCTTTAAACAAGCCGCCCGGATCGCGATGCAGGAAGGGCTTCCTCGCTGTGAGCCGGTGCTCTTGGAGCCTATCTTGGGAGTCGAAATTGCTGTCCCGAATGCCTTCACTGCGAGTGTCCTACGTCTTTTGACTGGACGGCGTGGGCAAATTTTGGGGTACGAACCTAAACCTAATTGGAACGGTTGGGACACAGTGATCGCTCACTTGCCTCAGGCGCAGATGCAGGACTTCATTGTCGAGTTGCGCTCGCTCACTTTGGGCGTGGGCTTTTTCCGGTGGCACTACGACCATCTCCAGGAAGTTCCCGAGAAGCGGGGTGAGACGATGGCTGTGGGGCACCGTAGCACAGCTACCGGTCGCCCGCGTTAG
- a CDS encoding Mo-dependent nitrogenase C-terminal domain-containing protein: MKKLLRPLQNWLDNLPVENPRLAHLLCSLIPSTCPFERDVVLFQRTLFHIPALCTLNPFYEQLVGLRFKALCYLADCCGEDVTRYIV, translated from the coding sequence ATGAAAAAATTGCTTAGGCCACTCCAAAACTGGCTGGATAATTTGCCTGTTGAAAATCCGCGTTTAGCACATCTGCTCTGTAGTCTGATCCCTTCCACCTGTCCTTTTGAGCGCGATGTCGTCCTTTTTCAGCGCACCCTCTTCCACATCCCGGCCCTCTGTACCCTGAATCCCTTCTACGAACAGTTGGTGGGACTGCGTTTCAAAGCACTATGTTATTTAGCGGACTGCTGCGGCGAGGACGTGACCCGCTATATCGTCTAG